One segment of Leptospirillum ferrooxidans C2-3 DNA contains the following:
- a CDS encoding homoserine dehydrogenase — MSAIKKPVVIGLIGAGTVGSGLIQLFLREKELLEQRLGFPLVLSSIADRSIHSLKMDGLSQFKLTTDPMDVISDPEVQIVIELIGGIEPAKTFLLDAINRGKSVVTANKALLALHGEELFSAVRTHGVDIAFEGAVCGGIPILRALREGIGGDRVLSLKGIINGTSNYILTKMTEDRISFSEALSQAQSLGYAEADPTFDVDGMDAAHKLAILGTLSFGVPIPFSEIPVDGIRGINELDIEFGRELGYVLKLLGIAKDHGTSVDLRVHPAFLPEESLLAKVDGVFNAVEVTGRALGTALFYGRGAGADPTASAVMGDILELARGIHSECTLQVPPLGFSWDARHPRPMTPRSEVKSEYYLRFMAHDRPGTLSFLSGILGEHGISIESVIQKGRKKGGSVPVVILTYTATQASIQSALEIIDHSHHVTEPTVLIHVERVSE; from the coding sequence TTGTCAGCGATAAAAAAACCAGTCGTTATAGGGCTGATCGGGGCTGGAACCGTTGGTTCCGGACTGATCCAGCTCTTTTTGCGTGAAAAAGAGCTTTTGGAACAAAGGCTGGGGTTCCCTTTGGTTCTTTCATCGATTGCAGACCGCTCCATTCATTCCCTGAAAATGGATGGGTTGTCCCAATTCAAGCTTACGACCGACCCAATGGATGTCATCTCTGACCCCGAAGTCCAGATCGTGATTGAATTGATTGGTGGCATTGAGCCAGCAAAAACCTTCCTGCTCGATGCGATCAACCGGGGCAAATCTGTTGTGACAGCCAACAAGGCCCTGCTGGCCCTGCATGGGGAAGAGCTTTTTTCTGCCGTACGGACCCATGGGGTCGATATCGCCTTTGAAGGCGCTGTTTGCGGAGGAATCCCCATTCTGCGGGCCCTGCGCGAGGGGATTGGTGGAGACAGGGTGCTGTCCCTGAAAGGTATCATCAATGGGACATCCAACTATATTCTCACCAAGATGACCGAGGATAGGATTTCCTTTTCGGAAGCGCTTTCGCAGGCTCAGTCACTCGGGTATGCAGAAGCGGACCCCACTTTCGATGTTGACGGGATGGATGCAGCCCATAAGCTTGCGATTCTGGGAACGCTTTCCTTTGGTGTTCCTATTCCGTTTTCGGAAATTCCGGTCGATGGAATCAGGGGAATCAACGAACTTGACATCGAATTTGGTCGGGAACTTGGATACGTCCTAAAGCTTTTGGGAATCGCAAAAGATCATGGAACTTCGGTCGACTTGAGGGTTCACCCGGCCTTTCTCCCGGAGGAGTCACTGTTGGCGAAGGTCGATGGAGTCTTCAATGCGGTTGAAGTGACCGGTCGTGCTTTGGGAACGGCTCTTTTCTACGGTAGGGGGGCAGGAGCAGATCCCACCGCATCGGCTGTGATGGGTGACATCCTTGAACTTGCCCGTGGAATCCATTCCGAATGTACCCTTCAGGTCCCCCCCCTGGGATTTTCATGGGATGCAAGACATCCAAGACCAATGACTCCAAGATCCGAGGTCAAGAGCGAGTATTATCTTCGGTTCATGGCTCATGACCGGCCCGGAACCTTGTCGTTTCTGTCCGGAATTTTGGGAGAACATGGAATCAGTATTGAGTCGGTCATTCAGAAAGGCCGTAAAAAAGGCGGAAGTGTTCCTGTGGTCATCCTCACTTATACCGCAACGCAAGCGAGCATCCAGTCGGCACTCGAGATCATTGACCATTCGCATCATGTCACTGAACCCACCGTCCTGATTCATGTTGAAAGGGTTTCCGAATGA
- the thrC gene encoding threonine synthase, whose translation MSLPNWPGVIENYREFLSVSESTKIVTLKEGGTPLLPLLRIPDIIKAPISLYVKLEGQNPTGSFKDRGMTLAVTKALEKGAKALICASTGNTSASAAAYGVRAGLKVYVVIPEGNIAKGKLAQAVMHQSVVIQVQGLFDQALEVVRDVSKTHPVALVNSVNPDRIEGQQTVAFEICDVLGSAPTFHFLPVGNAGNITASWMGFKKYRDIGRIAALPKMVGVQAEGAAPIVLGHVVPNPRTIASAIRIGNPASWTGATNASVESGGEIIAASDEHILEAYRMLAREEGVFCEPASAASLAGVIAYARKGLFRQGDVVVCTLTGHGLKDPETALSVPYTHISVPPSREAVLEVLGF comes from the coding sequence ATGAGCCTCCCGAATTGGCCAGGCGTGATAGAGAACTACCGGGAGTTTTTGTCCGTATCCGAGTCCACCAAGATTGTCACCCTCAAGGAAGGTGGCACTCCACTCCTTCCGTTGCTCCGCATACCGGATATCATCAAGGCTCCGATTTCCCTTTATGTGAAGCTTGAAGGTCAAAACCCGACGGGCAGCTTCAAGGACAGGGGGATGACCCTCGCTGTGACAAAAGCTTTGGAAAAGGGAGCAAAAGCCCTGATCTGCGCATCGACAGGGAACACTTCGGCATCGGCAGCCGCTTATGGTGTGCGGGCAGGACTCAAGGTCTATGTGGTGATTCCAGAGGGAAATATCGCAAAGGGTAAACTTGCGCAGGCTGTCATGCACCAGTCTGTGGTGATTCAGGTCCAGGGTCTTTTCGACCAGGCACTTGAAGTTGTCCGGGACGTTTCCAAGACCCATCCGGTTGCTTTGGTCAACTCCGTGAATCCCGACAGGATTGAAGGCCAACAGACTGTGGCTTTTGAAATCTGTGATGTTCTGGGAAGCGCTCCGACCTTCCATTTCCTTCCGGTTGGAAATGCCGGAAACATAACGGCAAGCTGGATGGGTTTCAAAAAATACCGGGATATCGGACGTATTGCGGCCCTCCCCAAAATGGTAGGTGTTCAGGCCGAAGGAGCCGCACCGATCGTACTCGGACATGTTGTCCCCAACCCCAGGACAATCGCATCAGCCATCCGCATCGGTAATCCCGCATCCTGGACTGGGGCAACAAACGCTTCTGTTGAATCGGGGGGGGAGATTATTGCGGCTTCCGATGAGCATATCCTGGAAGCGTACAGAATGCTGGCCAGGGAAGAAGGGGTTTTTTGCGAGCCTGCTTCCGCTGCTTCCTTGGCGGGCGTGATTGCCTATGCGAGAAAAGGACTCTTCCGCCAGGGTGATGTTGTTGTCTGCACGTTGACAGGACATGGTCTGAAGGATCCCGAAACAGCCTTATCAGTTCCTTATACGCATATATCGGTTCCGCCTTCAAGAGAGGCTGTTCTTGAGGTTCTGGGTTTCTGA
- a CDS encoding alkaline phosphatase family protein has product MRRLLFILDGLCESPKTVTTMEMARTPFLDELAQRGWLAFLDLQPESGTEEFPTLYPPSSERGILRLLGFPQEEPLPPRATLLSCLFPHAECEDGSMAILLNPACYDSDGRLKDYVGDRESIGRLWAFFDSVEAGDYYHDRESGLRIYPLREARKNTILRLLVRIPQKMASSFSREDFVSPSLGKKYPRSDWAQWLLEKITHTTDVSGRLNGFWPWGAGPWHTIVPLTKPAPSGGVMIAGAPIARAIGAYMGLEHPFVPGASGETDTDFPSIMRFARRYLADGISPVVVHIEGFDLASHRKNREEKQSFLERFDREASRDLLSLLESGEVDEVFLTSDHRSNPETGEHGAGPVPVLIVTGNKSFNQSGTTNGVRFTEAIAEKESQWDLTRWQKIWKDSAGEMVVWH; this is encoded by the coding sequence ATGAGACGTCTTCTGTTCATTCTTGATGGATTGTGCGAGTCCCCGAAGACGGTTACGACCATGGAAATGGCCAGGACACCCTTTCTGGATGAGCTTGCCCAAAGGGGATGGCTGGCTTTTCTGGATCTTCAACCGGAATCCGGAACCGAAGAATTTCCAACCCTTTATCCCCCATCATCCGAACGGGGTATCCTCAGGCTTTTGGGATTCCCCCAGGAGGAGCCGCTTCCTCCGAGGGCCACTCTATTGTCTTGCCTTTTTCCGCATGCCGAATGCGAAGATGGAAGCATGGCCATTCTTTTGAACCCTGCCTGTTACGATTCGGACGGGAGGCTTAAGGACTATGTGGGGGATCGTGAGTCCATTGGCAGGCTATGGGCTTTTTTTGACTCGGTCGAAGCAGGAGACTATTACCATGACCGGGAGTCCGGCTTAAGGATTTACCCGCTTCGGGAGGCCCGGAAGAATACCATTTTAAGGCTTCTTGTCCGGATCCCCCAGAAAATGGCCTCCTCTTTTTCCAGGGAGGACTTTGTTTCACCATCTCTGGGGAAAAAGTATCCTCGAAGTGATTGGGCCCAGTGGCTTCTTGAAAAAATTACCCATACGACGGATGTTTCCGGTCGTTTGAACGGTTTTTGGCCTTGGGGAGCCGGCCCTTGGCACACTATCGTTCCCCTGACCAAACCGGCACCTTCTGGTGGGGTCATGATCGCAGGCGCTCCCATTGCGAGGGCGATTGGCGCCTATATGGGGCTGGAGCATCCCTTTGTTCCCGGTGCGTCCGGTGAGACCGATACGGACTTTCCGTCAATCATGCGTTTTGCCCGGAGATATCTGGCAGACGGGATATCTCCGGTCGTGGTTCACATCGAAGGATTTGACCTTGCAAGCCACCGTAAAAACCGGGAGGAGAAACAGTCGTTTCTGGAACGGTTTGATCGGGAAGCTTCTCGGGACCTTCTCTCCCTTTTGGAAAGTGGCGAGGTGGACGAAGTATTTTTGACATCGGATCATCGATCAAACCCGGAAACGGGGGAGCATGGGGCTGGTCCCGTTCCTGTCCTGATTGTGACGGGAAATAAAAGCTTCAATCAGTCTGGAACGACCAATGGCGTTCGTTTCACAGAGGCTATTGCCGAAAAAGAAAGCCAGTGGGATCTCACCCGCTGGCAAAAGATATGGAAAGATTCTGCGGGGGAAATGGTGGTATGGCATTAA
- a CDS encoding aspartate kinase has product MALIVQKFGGTSVGSIERIRLVAGIVQKTLSSGDQVVVVVSAMAGETDRLVKLAHELSPDPPEREMDMLMSSGERVTSALLAICLNNMGIPARSMTGRQVGIKTDNVHTKARIESISSEPLAQSLEAGIVPIVAGFQGISPQENVTTLGRGGSDTTAVAIAVAIGAQRCDIYTDVTGVFTTDPNLVPQARKIDRIAYEEMLEMASLGAKVLQTRSVEFAMKYKMPVRVRSTFSDDPGTLVTEEEKGMEQIVVSGVTLDKNQAKITVSDVPDRPGLAARLFEDISGHSIIVDMIVQNIGQDQMTDISFTVPRSESRKAERIALDFSKEIGAGEIRVKEDIVKISIVGVGMRSHSGVAARMFSALAKEGINIVMISTSEIKISCLIEDRYAELSVRTLHKEFELESRSLPNGQPHLSGN; this is encoded by the coding sequence ATGGCATTAATCGTCCAGAAGTTTGGCGGAACCTCGGTCGGTTCCATTGAACGGATCAGGCTTGTTGCGGGCATTGTTCAGAAAACGCTCTCTTCGGGAGATCAGGTTGTTGTTGTGGTTTCGGCGATGGCAGGGGAGACAGACCGCCTTGTCAAACTCGCACATGAACTTTCCCCGGACCCTCCCGAGAGGGAAATGGACATGCTGATGTCATCAGGAGAGAGGGTAACTTCTGCCCTTTTGGCTATCTGTCTCAATAATATGGGGATCCCCGCCCGTTCCATGACTGGGCGCCAGGTCGGTATCAAAACGGATAATGTCCATACGAAGGCCAGAATTGAAAGCATCTCGTCAGAGCCGTTGGCGCAAAGCCTTGAGGCGGGAATCGTTCCGATCGTTGCGGGATTTCAGGGGATAAGTCCGCAGGAGAATGTGACAACACTTGGCCGGGGTGGTTCGGATACGACGGCTGTTGCCATAGCGGTGGCGATTGGTGCCCAAAGATGTGATATCTATACTGACGTGACCGGCGTTTTCACGACTGACCCCAACCTGGTTCCCCAGGCCCGCAAAATTGACCGGATTGCCTATGAAGAGATGCTTGAAATGGCCTCTCTCGGTGCAAAGGTTCTTCAGACCAGATCGGTCGAGTTTGCCATGAAATACAAAATGCCTGTTCGCGTGCGTTCCACTTTTTCGGACGACCCGGGCACACTCGTCACAGAAGAGGAGAAAGGAATGGAACAAATCGTTGTATCAGGGGTAACATTGGACAAGAATCAGGCGAAGATTACGGTATCGGATGTTCCGGATCGACCGGGACTGGCCGCGAGGCTTTTTGAGGATATTTCCGGCCACTCGATTATTGTGGACATGATTGTCCAGAATATTGGGCAGGACCAGATGACCGATATTTCCTTTACCGTTCCCCGCTCGGAGTCCAGAAAGGCCGAAAGGATCGCGCTGGATTTCTCGAAGGAAATCGGGGCAGGTGAGATCCGGGTGAAAGAGGATATCGTCAAGATCTCAATTGTAGGGGTGGGAATGAGGTCTCATTCGGGAGTCGCTGCCCGGATGTTTTCCGCTCTTGCCAAGGAAGGAATCAATATTGTCATGATCTCGACCTCCGAGATCAAAATCTCCTGTCTCATTGAAGATCGTTATGCGGAGCTGTCTGTCCGGACGCTCCACAAGGAATTCGAGCTTGAAAGTCGGTCGCTGCCCAATGGACAGCCGCATCTTTCGGGAAACTGA
- the cimA gene encoding citramalate synthase produces the protein MDKNDTRQTKTGADFPVVMEGLMGPVTLYDTTLRDGSQSEDIQFTIEDKIRIAIELDLLGVDYIEGGWPGANPKDIEFFRRIREIPLSRSKMAAFGSTRKAHNKTSEDPVLKALLASETPVVTIFGKSWSLHVKEVLNVSAAKNAEMIRESVAFLKDHGREVVYDAEHFFDGYKDNPDFAIDTIKAASEAGADWVILCDTNGGTLPWELSEIFGETKKAISTPLGIHAHNDCELAVANSLGAVRLGARQIHGTINGIGERCGNANLLSVMANLSLKMGMEVSTPEALSRLKHLASLLFELQNRPLPKNLPFVGESAFAHKGGVHVHAIRKNSRAYEHIDPASVGNRQRILLSEHSGKSNLIEKARQYGISMDGESPEAEKILHRLKELEHQGFQFEGAEASFELLMRAAMGTMQPFFTIEFFHILMDQQSSRQGGLSEATMRIRVGESHEHTAALGNGPVNALDLVLRKALTPFYPEVSEIRLVDYKVRVLTGDRGTSSGVRVLIQSGVGSQLWGTVGVSENVISASLMALKDSIDYWLLKSGVKPK, from the coding sequence ATGGATAAAAACGATACGCGGCAGACCAAAACCGGAGCGGATTTTCCCGTTGTCATGGAAGGTCTCATGGGGCCTGTCACCCTGTATGATACGACTTTGAGGGATGGTAGTCAGTCCGAAGATATCCAGTTTACGATCGAAGACAAGATCCGTATCGCCATTGAGCTCGATCTTCTTGGTGTTGACTATATTGAAGGTGGTTGGCCCGGAGCCAATCCGAAGGATATCGAGTTCTTTCGCCGAATCCGGGAAATCCCCCTTTCCAGAAGCAAGATGGCCGCTTTTGGCTCTACAAGAAAAGCCCATAACAAGACCTCCGAAGATCCTGTTTTAAAAGCCCTGTTGGCATCAGAGACACCTGTTGTCACAATCTTCGGAAAGTCCTGGTCTCTTCATGTGAAAGAGGTCCTGAACGTCTCAGCTGCCAAAAATGCCGAGATGATCCGGGAAAGCGTTGCTTTTCTGAAGGATCATGGCCGTGAAGTGGTCTATGACGCGGAACATTTTTTTGATGGGTATAAAGACAATCCCGATTTTGCGATCGATACGATCAAGGCCGCATCAGAGGCAGGTGCCGACTGGGTTATTCTGTGCGATACCAACGGAGGGACCCTCCCATGGGAACTTTCTGAAATCTTCGGGGAGACGAAAAAGGCTATTTCCACGCCTCTTGGCATTCATGCGCATAATGATTGCGAATTGGCTGTTGCCAACAGTCTCGGTGCCGTCAGGCTCGGTGCCCGCCAGATTCACGGGACGATCAATGGAATCGGCGAACGTTGCGGAAATGCCAACCTGCTCTCGGTGATGGCGAATCTTTCCCTGAAGATGGGGATGGAGGTTTCAACGCCAGAGGCCTTGTCCCGTCTCAAGCACTTGGCCTCCCTTCTTTTTGAACTCCAGAATCGTCCTCTTCCCAAAAATCTTCCTTTTGTGGGCGAATCGGCTTTTGCGCACAAGGGCGGTGTCCATGTTCATGCCATCCGAAAAAACAGCCGGGCTTATGAACATATTGATCCGGCATCTGTGGGAAATCGACAGCGGATCCTTCTCTCCGAACACTCAGGCAAAAGCAACCTGATTGAAAAAGCCCGTCAATATGGAATATCCATGGATGGTGAGAGCCCTGAGGCCGAGAAGATTCTTCATCGTTTAAAAGAACTTGAGCATCAGGGATTCCAGTTTGAGGGAGCAGAAGCCTCCTTCGAGCTTTTGATGCGCGCGGCGATGGGGACGATGCAACCTTTTTTCACGATCGAATTTTTTCATATTCTCATGGATCAGCAGTCCTCGCGGCAAGGGGGGCTTTCAGAGGCGACCATGCGCATTCGGGTTGGTGAGAGCCATGAACACACCGCGGCATTGGGAAATGGTCCGGTCAATGCTCTTGATCTGGTTCTCAGGAAGGCACTGACACCTTTCTACCCTGAGGTTTCAGAGATCAGACTGGTGGATTACAAGGTGAGGGTGTTGACCGGAGACAGGGGAACGAGTTCCGGTGTCAGGGTCTTGATCCAGTCTGGTGTCGGATCCCAACTGTGGGGAACGGTCGGTGTCTCCGAAAATGTCATCAGCGCCAGCCTGATGGCACTGAAAGACAGCATTGATTATTGGCTATTGAAATCGGGGGTAAAGCCAAAGTGA
- the lpxA gene encoding acyl-ACP--UDP-N-acetylglucosamine O-acyltransferase: protein MTDSKTQNPHWPQAEIHPTAIVEDSVEISRGVRIGPWCHVKGPSSIGPGTVLMERVSVGPWVIMGRNNIIHMGAVIGHAPQDLSYNGEETWTHIGSQNEIREYVTIHRGSRSGLKTVVGDHNLLMGLSHVAHDVEIGNRVILANGALLAGHVHVDDQAFISGGVLVHQFVRIGRLALLRGGSRTSRDVPPYCIMDGTHTIRSLNRVGLKRAGISAEERSRLKMAFRILFGRRKMEERGLLQLESDPSPLVRELVRFIRDSKRGVCHGSGRLPDIDTEMGVDYD, encoded by the coding sequence GTGACAGATTCCAAGACCCAAAATCCTCATTGGCCACAGGCCGAAATTCATCCCACAGCGATTGTTGAGGATTCTGTGGAGATCTCCCGGGGTGTCCGGATTGGTCCCTGGTGCCATGTGAAGGGGCCGTCCTCCATCGGACCCGGAACGGTGCTGATGGAACGGGTCTCTGTTGGTCCGTGGGTCATCATGGGACGAAACAATATTATTCATATGGGTGCCGTTATCGGACATGCTCCCCAGGATCTCTCCTACAATGGAGAAGAGACATGGACCCATATCGGTTCCCAAAATGAAATTCGGGAATATGTAACGATTCATAGAGGTTCTCGGTCAGGTCTTAAGACGGTGGTCGGAGACCATAATCTTCTGATGGGGCTATCCCATGTGGCCCATGATGTCGAGATCGGCAATCGGGTGATTCTGGCAAATGGCGCTCTTCTGGCCGGTCATGTTCATGTCGATGACCAGGCTTTTATTTCCGGAGGTGTCCTGGTTCATCAATTTGTCCGGATCGGAAGACTGGCCCTTCTCCGGGGAGGCTCCCGCACAAGCCGTGATGTTCCCCCGTATTGCATCATGGACGGAACCCATACGATCAGATCCCTGAACAGGGTCGGGCTCAAGCGGGCCGGCATTTCGGCAGAGGAGAGGTCCCGGCTGAAAATGGCCTTCCGAATTTTGTTCGGACGTCGTAAGATGGAAGAAAGGGGGCTTCTCCAGCTTGAAAGTGATCCCAGCCCACTTGTCCGGGAGCTTGTCCGCTTTATCCGGGACTCCAAAAGGGGCGTTTGCCATGGGAGCGGACGGTTGCCCGATATTGACACGGAAATGGGTGTTGACTATGATTAG
- a CDS encoding integration host factor subunit alpha → MKRSDIVRHVLEDGENQELTARSVGKIFDFFLEEIASSLERGEDVKISGFGTFIVRKIKARPGRNPRTGEPVPIPEHHTVLFHPSRSFFKK, encoded by the coding sequence ATGAAACGATCAGATATTGTCCGGCATGTTCTGGAAGATGGGGAAAATCAGGAGCTGACAGCTCGATCTGTGGGCAAAATTTTCGATTTTTTCCTTGAAGAAATCGCAAGCTCGCTTGAACGTGGCGAAGATGTGAAAATTTCAGGGTTCGGAACATTTATTGTCCGGAAGATCAAGGCGAGGCCCGGCCGAAATCCCCGAACAGGGGAGCCTGTTCCCATTCCGGAGCACCATACTGTTCTTTTCCATCCCAGCCGGTCTTTTTTCAAAAAGTAG
- a CDS encoding MerR family transcriptional regulator: MVSRSQKKFRIGDVSRMLGVSPSTLRYWESTIPLLSPRKTPGGQREYTEEDVRFLGRITQLVKNEGRSLEGAKELLMSGKGEQSAVLLWDVLTDVRKALHVMERNDHEIGA, from the coding sequence ATGGTTTCCCGATCCCAGAAAAAATTCCGGATTGGTGATGTTTCCAGAATGCTGGGTGTTTCCCCTTCAACACTCCGCTATTGGGAAAGTACGATACCGCTTCTTTCTCCCAGAAAGACCCCCGGAGGGCAAAGGGAATACACGGAAGAGGATGTCCGATTTTTGGGGCGTATCACTCAGCTGGTCAAGAATGAGGGCCGTTCCCTTGAAGGAGCCAAAGAGCTTCTTATGAGTGGAAAAGGGGAGCAGTCCGCTGTATTGCTTTGGGATGTCTTGACTGATGTGCGCAAGGCACTCCATGTCATGGAACGAAATGATCACGAAATCGGGGCGTAG
- the surE gene encoding 5'/3'-nucleotidase SurE has product MNFSNKEPLILISNDDGIDSDGIRVLEEAAEGFGQIVVVAPDQERSAASHALTLHQPLRYTKRRENHYAVNGTPTDCINLARFVILPRKPDLVLSGINHGCNLADDVTYSGTVSAAFEGSLLGSLSMAFSLESPEADGMPFQLDTALHVARYLIGRILENPGDPQVLYSVNIPNRTKENLSGVRVTHLGKRILNENNIIRKQDPRGRPYFWIGLNSRDYEPDPHSDLHAIDHGFVSITPLHLDLTHFPSMGRISDWEKDGSITGGTSPHFGIQGATLGKSDL; this is encoded by the coding sequence TTGAACTTTTCCAATAAAGAACCCCTGATTCTGATTTCAAATGATGACGGTATCGATTCGGATGGTATCCGCGTCCTTGAAGAGGCAGCCGAGGGGTTTGGCCAGATCGTGGTGGTTGCTCCCGACCAGGAGCGCTCTGCCGCATCGCATGCGTTGACCCTCCATCAGCCTCTTCGATATACCAAGCGGCGGGAGAATCATTATGCGGTCAATGGGACGCCAACCGATTGCATCAATCTTGCGCGTTTTGTCATTTTACCCAGAAAGCCGGACCTCGTACTCTCCGGCATTAATCACGGGTGCAATCTTGCCGATGATGTGACCTATTCGGGAACCGTTTCTGCAGCCTTCGAGGGGTCGCTCCTTGGATCACTTTCAATGGCGTTTTCCCTTGAAAGCCCTGAAGCGGACGGAATGCCGTTCCAGTTGGATACAGCCCTTCATGTTGCCCGGTATCTGATCGGAAGGATTCTGGAGAATCCTGGTGATCCCCAAGTGCTCTATTCTGTCAATATCCCGAATCGCACCAAGGAAAATCTTTCAGGGGTCAGGGTCACACACCTTGGAAAGCGAATCTTGAATGAAAATAACATTATCCGGAAACAGGATCCGAGGGGGCGGCCATATTTCTGGATCGGTCTGAACTCCAGGGATTACGAGCCGGATCCGCATTCCGACCTGCATGCCATTGACCATGGATTTGTTTCCATTACGCCGCTTCATTTGGATCTGACGCATTTCCCTTCGATGGGGAGGATTTCGGACTGGGAGAAAGATGGATCGATTACAGGTGGAACAAGCCCTCATTTCGGGATCCAAGGTGCCACTTTGGGCAAAAGTGACTTGTGA
- the cysS gene encoding cysteine--tRNA ligase has translation MFLTPSFLNSLTGKTELLKTREPGKVSMYVCGVTVYDDCHLGHARSQIVFDTVNRMLLTLGYEVRYVRNITDIDDKIIKKANDSGKTIGEITSTYIDSFHSDMKRLGVLSPSVEPRATLYLDHMISLIQTLLEKGHAYTKGGSVYFRVKSYPAYGELSHQQISELRSGARVESDEEKEDPLDFALWKGIKEGEPYYEAPFGPGRPGWHIECSAMSLHELGESFDIHGGGLDLLFPHHENERAQSEAATGKPFVTTWIHNGFVTINDAKMAKSLGNSFRIGSFFETSPFKDPVTAEWLRIFFLSTHYRSPVDISEESLGHAKASLDSLHEFQIRLNKVADTRGVLPGPLFSGASGKFLKALANDMDTAVALRILHEAKTSLNPKLDSGGDPSEAELSGALRLLLTVREVFGILSVPSEDWVFGKGEKGSSTMVLSVAEAEAMIRKREEARAAKNFKLADEIRDRLKQAGYELMDNPGGLPRIRRI, from the coding sequence ATGTTTTTGACACCTTCTTTTTTAAATTCCCTGACCGGAAAGACAGAGCTTCTGAAAACACGGGAGCCGGGCAAGGTTTCCATGTATGTATGCGGCGTTACCGTTTATGATGATTGTCATCTGGGTCATGCCAGAAGCCAGATCGTCTTTGATACTGTCAACAGGATGCTTCTGACTCTGGGATATGAAGTTCGCTATGTCCGAAACATAACCGACATCGACGACAAGATCATCAAAAAAGCCAATGATTCTGGAAAGACGATCGGAGAGATCACCTCGACCTATATCGATTCCTTCCATTCGGACATGAAGCGTCTTGGAGTCCTTTCTCCTTCGGTTGAACCCCGGGCTACGCTCTATCTGGACCATATGATCTCCCTGATACAGACCCTTCTCGAAAAGGGGCATGCCTATACCAAGGGCGGGAGTGTCTATTTTCGGGTCAAAAGCTACCCCGCCTACGGGGAACTTTCCCATCAGCAGATTTCCGAGCTCAGATCCGGTGCACGGGTGGAGTCTGATGAAGAAAAGGAAGATCCCCTCGATTTTGCCCTCTGGAAGGGGATCAAGGAAGGGGAACCCTACTACGAGGCTCCGTTCGGTCCCGGAAGACCCGGCTGGCATATTGAATGTTCGGCGATGAGCCTTCATGAGCTCGGAGAATCATTCGACATTCATGGCGGGGGGCTCGATCTTCTTTTTCCCCATCATGAAAATGAACGGGCACAGAGCGAAGCCGCAACCGGGAAGCCATTCGTAACAACCTGGATTCATAACGGATTTGTGACCATCAATGATGCGAAGATGGCGAAATCATTGGGGAACAGTTTCAGAATCGGCTCATTTTTTGAAACCTCCCCCTTTAAAGATCCTGTTACCGCCGAATGGCTTCGGATCTTTTTCCTCTCCACTCATTATCGTTCCCCGGTCGATATCTCTGAAGAGTCCCTTGGTCATGCAAAAGCCTCTCTCGACAGTCTTCATGAGTTCCAGATCCGCTTGAACAAGGTCGCCGACACCAGGGGAGTTCTTCCGGGTCCCCTGTTTTCCGGAGCATCGGGGAAGTTTCTGAAGGCCCTGGCAAACGATATGGATACGGCGGTTGCCCTAAGGATCCTCCATGAAGCGAAAACATCACTCAATCCAAAGCTGGATTCAGGCGGAGATCCTTCGGAAGCCGAACTTTCGGGTGCATTGAGGCTTCTCTTGACGGTCAGGGAGGTTTTCGGAATCCTGTCGGTTCCTTCTGAGGACTGGGTTTTCGGCAAAGGCGAAAAAGGATCTTCAACAATGGTTCTTTCTGTGGCTGAAGCCGAAGCAATGATCCGAAAGAGGGAAGAGGCCAGGGCTGCCAAAAACTTCAAGTTGGCGGATGAAATTCGGGATCGCCTGAAGCAGGCGGGGTATGAATTGATGGACAATCCGGGAGGTCTGCCACGGATCCGGAGGATTTAG